In the Populus trichocarpa isolate Nisqually-1 chromosome 1, P.trichocarpa_v4.1, whole genome shotgun sequence genome, GAATAACTCTTAAACAGATTTAGGTTTTATAAAGTAGTATACAAAATCCTTCGAGGGAAATGGCCTATCCTTGTTTATATGGAAATCTTCTTGTTCACTAGTAAAATCATTCGAAGCAGATAAATGCAGGACGCAAGGGTGTACATGAGTTTGGGGGCCCTTTTAAGTACATCATCAATCGAGATTAGGCATAGTTTGCCACCAATAATTGATGTTTAGGCACAAAGAAAAGTCTGTTCGCAATAGAATTCTTTTCTGTTCAGATTTTTCCTAAAAACATTCAAATTGAGAAGTTTATAAAGCAAATGGAAATATAGGATTTCTCACATGTTGTAAAAGACAGAAGGATgacttctctttctttattgaACAAGCCACGCCATAGAAAAAACATGGGAATTATTACAAGAAAACACAAGAGACGAGTGACAGATATCGTTCTCATATTGTACGGAAGATTCTCCTTGTCTAAACTTCTCTAATCACTCATAAAGCGACAAATTAAGATGACCGAGCTAGGGCTAACCAACTCAACCTCAACAACTTAGTGTAGGAGGAACATCTTGAACCAATAAGCCGAGTATTTCATATATCTCTTTAAATTGTTCTTGAAATCAATATAAATCATGCCAAAACGGACGGTATATCCAGCATCCCATTCAAAATCGTCCCAAAATGCCCATTGATAGTATCCCTTCACATTAGCTCCCTCCCTGCACCAAAAGGAAAACCATGACTAGTCTTCTTCAACATCAATGCTAGTGCCTAAGGGTTATTTTGGTGTAAATTGTGACTTCTCTTTCCagaatttttcaaaagaaaaaaaaaagttaatttgttttgaattttttaaaataaaaccttcCCTGGTGTACTCCAacctaattattttgtttgatgtttGGCAATTAATCatctattttaatgtttttgaaaacagAAAGCGATAACATATATCAGAGAATGAGGACTCACTTGATGGCTTTTGAAAGATATTGTAGATGGCTAGCTAAGTATCTTATTCTTAGCCCATCTTTCAGAGCTTCTTTAACTGGCAATGATGCATTATTTGCATCAGCAAGACCTGTAAATTAAGGAAGATTCAACAAAATATCAGCTCTggatattattaagaaaaaaatccataataatAGACACTTGTCATAAAGTATTAAAGATGCACAACTGCTCTTAATTATTACCATTCTCAGTAATGTAAACCGGAGGGTTCTTGTACTTGTCCCTTACATACAGCATAAGGTCATAAATTCCCTTCGGATAGATGAATAGCCAATTCAAAGCTGTCTGTGAAACAATAACATAGAATTTCCTTAGCAAATAATTACGCCCAGTTCTTTTCGGACAAACTAATTAATGTGTAAAAATAGGAACatttatatatagaagaaaATCCTTCCCATTTTGCTTTCATTTGGGCTCAGTGGAAGGTGATAGATTAATtatgatcatatgaagcataGAATTGGGAAAGAAAGTACCGGTGTTCCGATAGGATGTCCACCCTTGGAAGCTggggtaaaaaattaaaatgacccTTTAgagtgtatttatatatattaaggcttaaaagaagaaaaacaattaaatgagaataaattttatttttttagcttactTGAGAGAATGGTTTGGGAATCTCCAGTGTAACTAAAGTTGATTTTATTAGGAGCTGGATTGTTTGCTGCATAATTTGTAGTGTAGTAATTCACACCAAGAAAATCTATTGACCCTTTTACCAAAGCAGATTCCTCTTTAGTAAATTTGGGTAGTCGATGTCCCACTATAGCTTTCATGGTCTCAGGATAATCTCCGTAAGTAAGTGGATTCGCAAACCTGCACAGTTTTGTGACAATTAAGGTGTAACTGTTGCTATCATGATAGCCAAAATGTGATGCAACCGCCTaggatttttaagaaaaagggtAAGAGCACGTTATGATGAGCAGGCATCGAAAAATCACAGGGAGAGACTAACTAGCGAGATGAAAATTAGTGTCAAGAACTTACCAACCAAACAGAAAATCAAGTTCTCTATAGGCTGCTTTGATATCTTCCTCTGATTTTGGAGATTTTGGTATAAACCAGTTTGTCACTATAGTGATCCCAATTTTTCCCTTTTGAGAAACCTGCAATTAAAAATGTAATATCCCCTGAAGTTCACAGCCTTTTCTTGCATGGGCATCCCCTTTTTTTGTCAAGAAGTCTCACTTTtgctttgtttaatttatttatagtgCATCATGatttattatgaaataattaTGGATTTCCTTACACGCAGCTCCAGGTATGCACGCAAACCTGATATTTCTCCCTGTACAATTTCACAGCAGCTGCATGTCCAAGAATCAAGTTATGGGCTACCATGTAGGGTTCGGTACCGGAGTTACCGAGCGTGCAGTTTCCGGCAAAGTTAGAGCAACGGCCTGGAGCGAAAGTACCGCCATTGTAGCCATTGTTGCTAAACGAGTATGGCTCATTAAATGTGCACCAGTGCTTCACTCGATCGCCAAATGTTTTGAAGCAAAATTCCGCATAGCCAAGGTAATCATCCCTAATACATTAATTTTACCAGTTAATTAAGTGATATGATTTTGAACATTATGACAATACTAATTAGATTAAAATTACATTCGCCTATATTGTTATCTTACACAGCTTTGGAGCTTAGGAATCCGGAATACTCATCGTCAAGTGCTTGTGGAAGATCCCAGTGAAACAATGTTACAAAAGGTGTTATGCCTGTGCATAATTAAACATTAATCAGAAACCAAAAGCAATCAATGGTAGAGCTTGGAGTACCGCAAGGTAGATATCGGATAATCACCATTAGCTAAGAGCTCATTGATGAGATTGTTGTAGAATCTGACACCCAGAGGGTTCACTCCTCCACTAATTTTTCCCtctgaaaatgaaagaagaatcAATTATGAATATCATATGAACATAATTGTGATGCCGAAGAAATTGATTTGAGTGATTTTCGTACTCGGTAGCACTCTTGACCAAGAGATGGAGAACCTAAAAGAGTCCAAgccaatttttttcatcaattgtATGTCCTCCTGTGACCATTTTATACTAAATATTAGTAAAAcggaatttttttagaatatatatgtataagtTTGCTATAAGATACGAAGATATACATGGTGGAAAATTGACTGGCCATACCTTATATCGATGATAAAAATCGATGGCTACATTTCCTGTGCTATGGTCCCAAATTTTCTCTGCAAgttcatcataatttttatttttaacccaaGTTCAACCcaaaaatacaaactaaaatccaaatttcatgataataaaaaattaatctttcaaaGGATATTCAATAATGACATTCAATCATTGAAACTTTGACTAATTAAGATAGTAACAAGATTTTTCACACACACATGAATTCACCTCAAAAACATTGTTGTATGTCTCGGTAATATTGCATTGATTCTTTGATCAATTAGGTCCAAATACGATTTCtattcatagttttaaaacttggatTGCCCCATAAGTCAACTTAAGACCTGCCGATCCGAAATCCAGACCAAtatattctgaaaaaaaataaaaaatacaattcaatCATTTTTACTTATCTTGATTTATTCACAGTAATTGTCTcagtaatatagtttttttttcctacgaATCATTTGTACTTGTCTTGATTTATTCATAGTACTTGTTGCTTGAAAAGTCACAAGGTTctgttttttaatggaaaacCAACTTCCATCAACAGCCAATGGACTTGCACCTTAATGGTACAATAtcgagggggggggggggtctcGAGTTCAAAACCTCACCTTTGACAGCATttgcttataataataataatcactcaAATACATTATTAAGATTCACCATGGTTTAACCCAAccatcaatttattaatttttttatcaaaataatttttttaaaaaaatatataaaacaagtcAATCTTCACGAATAGTAATCCAGGCTTCATCCAAGTAAAGTTTTAAAACATGCACCACACGAACCCGAGGAGAGAgatgttgaaagaaaaacagagggaCATGATAAATTATGACTGTAAAAATATCTTGTGACAATTAATGACAagtttgtataattaaaatcaagtaATAGTGTTTTGTGCTTTGGCTTTAAATCATAGAATTAAGATGCTATATGCAAAAGTGTCGATCTgaggatatttttttgttgtccaGGAATAATTCTGTGaccatttctttctctctctctttggtCGTGTGAGCAGGAACAActtgttttttgttatcaatCCTAAATCAAAAGGAATTTTGTCTTACATTTGtttctaaacaatttttttttcatttttccagAAGAAAAACGATTCTTCAAGTGACCATATTGCAGGATCGTTATCGATCTTGAAATCTATGCCATTAAATGGATAAGAAAATGGCATATAAAAGCCGAGAAGCCGAGTTTAGAGAAATGGACCTGGATGCTGTTTGGTGAAGGTGTCCCAAATACTTGGTCCCTTTCCATCAATATATGCAGCTCCTTCAGACTTAGAAACACAGAAAAAGTAAGGGGTAAATACAAGCATATGAAAGCAAGAAAATGCTTAAGGTTCACCGCATAATTAAACGCAGCAACAAGTTCATTGCACTGACTCTAAGTTTGTGTGCTGTGTACCTGATAAGCAGCAGTGCCCGCTCCAAACGTGAAATCTTTTGGAAAACTTGTCCTATTGAAGGGCATTGAGTAACGGCTTGGTTTTGCACCGTGAGTGCAAGCTAACAAGCCAGCAACTACTACGAAAGGGAGGAGGAAGGCTCCTTGAATATTTGCCATTACTCGATAACTTGAATGCTAGAACTTCACTTCAAGCCCCTTTATATTGTTACAAAAGATGCCTTTTCActcattttgaattattattaattcttgATGGAGACTATTCTCATAATGATATCTATCCTATCAACGATAATATATCAAAGATTATTTGTGCTAGACTATATAGCCATTACTACCCAGGAaggtttgatatatatatatatatatatatatatatatatatatatatatatatatatatatatatatatattgttgtcaTGTTTTATACAAGCTAGGCATTAATTATGAGCGTTGTGAGATTCGAGTGCACGGAGATCAGGGTTGAGAGCTATTCCAAAACTCGCATTAACGAAATACTAATAGGTGTATCTAGATCATTGCAGATATATccgtaaaatattatttattaaaatagtgttttgttttttttgttattttttttttatttcaactttcaataacttgaatttattttttatttatttaattttattattcaatattaaattattttaatatttttattgtttgaatattttttaaatgtacaactatattattttaaaatccatAAAATCTTGTTCAATTTCCAAAACATATCAtgtttcatatattattttaaatcctTTCTCGATATGGATGTCATATTATGTAATAGAATACGACTAGCTGTTTAGACTTCTATTCTAAAATCTTTTCTTGGCAATTTGGTCTATCTTTTACAATATTCTTGTCTACtcctagcattttttttttgtttcacagATCGTGACCAGCGAGACAAATCGgttaattttataacaaaactaGACAAAGCATTAATAGTCCAtgattttcaaat is a window encoding:
- the LOC18094967 gene encoding vicianin hydrolase isoform X2 encodes the protein MANIQGAFLLPLVVVAGLLASTHGAKPSRYSMPFNRTSFPKDFTFGAGTAAYQSEGAAYIDGKGPSIWDTFTKQHPEKIWDHSTGNVAIDFYHRYKEDIQLMKKIGLDSFRFSISWSRVLPKGKISGGVNPLGVRFYNNLINELLANGITPFVTLFHWDLPQALDDEYSGFLSSKAVDDYLGYAEFCFKTFGDRVKHWCTFNEPYSFSNNGYNGGTFAPGRCSNFAGNCTLGNSGTEPYMVAHNLILGHAAAVKLYREKYQVSQKGKIGITIVTNWFIPKSPKSEEDIKAAYRELDFLFGWFANPLTYGDYPETMKAIVGHRLPKFTKEESALVKGSIDFLGVNYYTTNYAANNPAPNKINFSYTGDSQTILSTSKGGHPIGTPTALNWLFIYPKGIYDLMLYVRDKYKNPPVYITENGLADANNASLPVKEALKDGLRIRYLASHLQYLSKAIKEGANVKGYYQWAFWDDFEWDAGYTVRFGMIYIDFKNNLKRYMKYSAYWFKMFLLH
- the LOC18094967 gene encoding vicianin hydrolase isoform X1, whose protein sequence is MANIQGAFLLPFVVVAGLLACTHGAKPSRYSMPFNRTSFPKDFTFGAGTAAYQSEGAAYIDGKGPSIWDTFTKQHPEKIWDHSTGNVAIDFYHRYKEDIQLMKKIGLDSFRFSISWSRVLPKGKISGGVNPLGVRFYNNLINELLANGITPFVTLFHWDLPQALDDEYSGFLSSKAVDDYLGYAEFCFKTFGDRVKHWCTFNEPYSFSNNGYNGGTFAPGRCSNFAGNCTLGNSGTEPYMVAHNLILGHAAAVKLYREKYQVSQKGKIGITIVTNWFIPKSPKSEEDIKAAYRELDFLFGWFANPLTYGDYPETMKAIVGHRLPKFTKEESALVKGSIDFLGVNYYTTNYAANNPAPNKINFSYTGDSQTILSTSKGGHPIGTPTALNWLFIYPKGIYDLMLYVRDKYKNPPVYITENGLADANNASLPVKEALKDGLRIRYLASHLQYLSKAIKEGANVKGYYQWAFWDDFEWDAGYTVRFGMIYIDFKNNLKRYMKYSAYWFKMFLLH